One Bacillus amyloliquefaciens DSM 7 = ATCC 23350 DNA window includes the following coding sequences:
- the fusA gene encoding elongation factor G, producing MAREFSLEKTRNIGIMAHIDAGKTTTTERILFYTGRIHKIGETHEGASQMDWMEQEQERGITITSAATTAQWKGYRVNIIDTPGHVDFTVEVERSLRVLDGAVAVLDAQSGVEPQTETVWRQATTYGVPRVVFVNKMDKIGADFLYSVGTLRDRLQANAHAIQLPIGAEDNFEGIIDLVENVAYFYEDDLGTRSDAKEIPEEYKEQAEELRSSLIEAVAELDEELMEKYLEGEEITIPELKAAIRKGTLNVEFYPVLVGSAFKNKGVQLVLDAVLDYLPAPTDVAAIKGVRPDTDEEIVRHSSDEEPFSALAFKVMTDPYVGKLTFFRVYSGTLDSGSYVKNSTKGKRERVGRILQMHANSREEISTVYAGDIAAAVGLKDTSTGDTLCDEKDLVILESMEFPEPVIDVAIEPKSKADQDKMGIALAKLAEEDPTFRTQTNPETGQTIISGMGELHLDIIVDRMKREFKVEANVGAPQVAYRETFRTGAKVEGKFVRQSGGRGQFGHVWIEFEPNEEGAGFEFENAIVGGVVPREYIPAVQAGLEDSLENGVLAGFPLIDIKAKLFDGSYHDVDSNEMAFKVAASMALKNAVSKCNPVLLEPIMKVEVVIPEEYMGDIMGDVTSRRGRVEGMEARGNAQVVRAMVPLAEMFGYATALRSNTQGRGTFTMFMDHYEEVPKSIAEEIIKKNKGE from the coding sequence ATGGCAAGAGAGTTCTCCTTAGAAAAAACTCGTAATATCGGGATCATGGCTCACATCGATGCCGGTAAAACGACTACTACAGAACGGATCTTGTTCTACACAGGCCGTATCCACAAAATTGGCGAAACTCACGAAGGTGCTTCGCAAATGGACTGGATGGAGCAGGAGCAAGAACGCGGAATCACAATCACTTCTGCAGCAACAACTGCACAGTGGAAAGGTTACCGTGTAAACATCATCGATACACCGGGACACGTAGACTTCACAGTTGAAGTTGAACGTTCACTTCGTGTACTTGATGGTGCGGTTGCCGTACTTGATGCTCAATCAGGTGTTGAGCCTCAAACAGAAACAGTATGGCGTCAAGCAACAACTTACGGAGTACCGCGTGTCGTATTTGTCAACAAAATGGACAAAATCGGCGCAGACTTCCTTTACTCTGTAGGCACTCTGAGAGACCGTCTTCAAGCTAACGCTCACGCAATTCAATTGCCGATCGGTGCTGAAGACAACTTCGAAGGTATCATCGACTTAGTAGAAAACGTTGCGTATTTCTATGAAGATGACCTTGGAACTCGTTCAGATGCAAAAGAAATCCCTGAAGAGTACAAAGAGCAAGCTGAAGAGCTTCGCAGCAGCCTGATTGAAGCTGTAGCTGAGCTTGATGAAGAGCTTATGGAAAAGTACCTTGAGGGTGAAGAAATCACTATTCCTGAACTGAAAGCTGCTATCCGTAAAGGTACACTGAATGTTGAATTCTACCCTGTACTTGTTGGATCTGCTTTCAAAAACAAAGGTGTTCAGCTTGTACTTGATGCTGTTCTTGACTACCTTCCTGCGCCAACTGATGTTGCTGCAATCAAAGGTGTACGTCCTGACACAGATGAAGAGATCGTTCGTCATTCTTCTGATGAAGAGCCATTCTCTGCACTTGCATTTAAAGTTATGACTGACCCTTATGTCGGTAAGCTGACATTCTTCCGCGTATATTCCGGTACACTTGATTCCGGTTCATATGTAAAGAACTCTACAAAAGGCAAGCGTGAGCGCGTAGGACGTATCCTTCAAATGCACGCTAACAGCCGTGAAGAGATCTCTACTGTTTACGCTGGAGACATCGCAGCTGCTGTAGGTCTAAAAGATACTTCTACTGGAGATACTCTATGTGATGAGAAGGATCTTGTAATCCTTGAATCAATGGAATTCCCAGAGCCTGTTATCGACGTAGCGATTGAGCCTAAATCAAAAGCTGACCAAGATAAAATGGGTATCGCTTTAGCGAAACTTGCTGAAGAAGATCCTACATTCCGTACACAAACAAACCCTGAAACGGGTCAAACAATCATCTCTGGTATGGGTGAGCTTCACCTTGATATCATTGTTGATCGTATGAAGCGTGAGTTCAAAGTTGAAGCTAACGTTGGTGCTCCTCAAGTTGCGTACCGTGAGACATTCCGTACCGGTGCAAAAGTTGAAGGTAAATTCGTACGTCAATCAGGCGGACGCGGTCAGTTCGGTCACGTTTGGATCGAATTTGAACCGAACGAAGAAGGCGCTGGCTTTGAATTCGAAAACGCAATCGTCGGTGGTGTTGTTCCTCGTGAATACATCCCAGCCGTACAAGCAGGTCTTGAAGACTCTCTTGAAAATGGTGTCCTAGCCGGATTCCCGCTAATCGACATCAAGGCGAAACTTTTTGATGGATCTTACCATGATGTTGACTCAAACGAAATGGCGTTTAAAGTCGCTGCTTCTATGGCATTGAAAAATGCAGTCAGCAAATGTAACCCAGTTCTTCTTGAACCAATCATGAAAGTTGAAGTTGTTATTCCTGAAGAATACATGGGAGACATCATGGGTGATGTTACTTCTCGTCGCGGACGCGTAGAAGGTATGGAAGCTCGCGGTAACGCTCAAGTTGTGCGTGCGATGGTACCTCTTGCTGAAATGTTCGGTTACGCTACTGCCCTTCGTTCTAACACGCAAGGACGCGGTACGTTCACAATGTTCATGGATCACTACGAAGAAGTGCCGAAGAGCATCGCTGAAGAAATTATCAAAAAAAATAAAGGCGAATAA
- the rpoC gene encoding DNA-directed RNA polymerase subunit beta', with protein MLDVNNFEYMNIGLASPDKIRSWSFGEVKKPETINYRTLKPEKDGLFCERIFGPTKDWECHCGKYKRVRYKGVVCDRCGVEVTRAKVRRERMGHIELAAPVSHIWYFKGIPSRMGLVLDMSPRALEEVIYFASYVVTDPANTPLEKKQLLSEKEYRAYLDKYGNKFQASMGAEAINKLLQDIDLVKEVDMLKEELKTSQGQRRTRAIKRLEVLEAFRNSGNKPSWMILDVLPVIPPELRPMVQLDGGRFATSDLNDLYRRVINRNNRLKRLLDLGAPSIIVQNEKRMLQEAVDALIDNGRRGRPVTGPGNRPLKSLSHMLKGKQGRFRQNLLGKRVDYSGRSVIVVGPHLKMYQCGLPKEMALELFKPFVMKELVEKGLAHNIKSAKRKIERVQPEVWDVLESVIKEHPVLLNRAPTLHRLGIQAFEPTLVEGRAIRLHPLVCTAYNADFDGDQMAVHVPLSAEAQAEARILMLAAQNILNPKDGKPVVTPSQDMVLGNYYLTLERAGAVGEGMVFKNTDEALLAYQNGYVHLHTRVAVAANSLKNVTFTDEQRSKLLITTVGKLVFNEILPESFPYMNEPSKSNIEEKTPDRFFLDKGADVKAVIAEQPINAPFKKGILGKIIAEIFKRFHITETSKMLDRMKNLGFRYSTKAGITVGVSDIVVLDDKQEILEEAQSKVDNIMKQFRRGLITEEERYERVISIWSSAKDVIQGKLMKSLDEVNPIYMMSDSGARGNASNFTQLAGMRGLMANPAGRIIELPIKSSFREGLTVLEYFISTHGARKGLADTALKTADSGYLTRRLVDVAQDVIIRETDCGTDRGILAKPLKEGTEIIERLEERLIGRFARKQIKHPETGAVLINENELIDEDKALEIVEAGIEEVWIRSAFTCNTPHGVCKRCYGRNLATGTDVEVGEAVGIIAAQSIGEPGTQLTMRTFHTGGVAGDDITQGLPRIQELFEAHNPKGQATISEIDGTIAEINEVRDKQQEIVVQGAVETRSYTAPYNSRLKVAEGDQITRGQVLTEGSIDPKELLKVTDLTTVQEYLLHEVQKVYRMQGVEIGDKHVEVMVRQMLRKVRVIDAGDTDVLPGTLLDIHQFTEANKKVLLEGNRPATGRPVLLGITKASLETDSFLSAASFQETTRVLTDAAIKGKRDELLGLKENVIIGKLVPAGTGMMNYRKVKPVSNVQPAEDMVPAE; from the coding sequence TTGCTAGATGTGAACAATTTTGAGTATATGAACATCGGTCTTGCTTCACCGGATAAAATCCGTTCATGGTCTTTTGGTGAAGTGAAAAAGCCTGAAACGATAAACTATCGTACGTTGAAACCTGAAAAGGACGGCCTGTTCTGCGAACGCATTTTCGGACCGACTAAGGACTGGGAATGTCATTGCGGCAAGTACAAGCGGGTTCGTTATAAAGGCGTAGTTTGTGACCGTTGCGGAGTTGAAGTAACGCGGGCTAAAGTCCGTCGTGAGAGAATGGGGCATATTGAACTGGCTGCCCCGGTTTCTCACATTTGGTATTTCAAAGGTATTCCGAGCCGTATGGGTCTTGTATTGGATATGTCACCGCGTGCGCTGGAAGAAGTCATTTACTTTGCTTCTTACGTCGTAACTGACCCGGCCAATACACCGCTCGAAAAGAAACAGCTTTTATCTGAAAAGGAATACCGTGCGTATCTGGATAAGTACGGAAACAAATTCCAAGCCTCTATGGGTGCGGAAGCCATTAATAAACTTCTGCAGGACATCGACCTCGTCAAAGAAGTTGATATGTTAAAAGAAGAGCTGAAAACCTCTCAAGGACAGCGCCGTACGCGTGCGATCAAACGCCTTGAAGTGCTTGAAGCCTTCCGTAATTCAGGAAACAAGCCGTCTTGGATGATCCTCGATGTGCTTCCGGTTATTCCGCCTGAGTTAAGACCGATGGTTCAGCTTGACGGCGGACGTTTCGCAACGTCTGACCTGAACGACCTTTACCGTCGTGTCATCAACCGTAACAACCGTTTAAAACGTCTGTTAGACCTCGGTGCTCCTAGCATCATCGTTCAGAACGAAAAACGTATGCTTCAGGAAGCAGTCGATGCTCTGATTGACAACGGACGCCGCGGCCGTCCGGTTACCGGACCGGGTAACCGTCCGCTCAAATCTCTTTCTCATATGCTGAAAGGGAAACAAGGGCGTTTCCGTCAGAACCTTCTCGGTAAACGTGTAGACTACTCAGGACGTTCCGTTATCGTCGTAGGTCCGCACCTGAAAATGTATCAGTGCGGATTGCCGAAGGAAATGGCGCTTGAGCTCTTCAAGCCATTCGTTATGAAAGAGCTTGTTGAAAAAGGTCTTGCTCACAATATCAAGAGCGCAAAACGCAAAATCGAACGCGTGCAGCCTGAAGTATGGGATGTACTTGAATCTGTCATTAAGGAGCATCCGGTCTTACTGAACCGTGCCCCTACGCTTCACAGATTAGGTATCCAGGCTTTCGAACCTACGCTTGTTGAAGGACGCGCCATCCGTCTTCACCCGTTAGTATGTACAGCTTATAACGCTGACTTTGACGGTGACCAAATGGCGGTTCACGTACCTTTATCAGCTGAGGCTCAAGCTGAGGCGCGCATTCTGATGCTTGCGGCTCAAAACATCTTGAACCCTAAAGATGGTAAACCGGTTGTTACGCCGTCTCAGGATATGGTATTAGGAAACTACTACCTGACGCTTGAGCGCGCCGGAGCAGTCGGCGAAGGCATGGTCTTCAAAAATACGGACGAAGCGCTTCTTGCTTATCAAAACGGATATGTTCACCTTCATACGAGAGTAGCCGTTGCGGCGAACTCCCTGAAGAATGTGACATTTACGGATGAGCAACGTTCAAAACTGTTAATTACAACAGTCGGTAAGCTGGTCTTCAATGAAATTCTTCCTGAGTCATTCCCTTACATGAATGAGCCGTCGAAGAGCAACATTGAAGAGAAAACACCTGACCGTTTCTTCTTAGATAAAGGTGCTGACGTAAAAGCTGTGATTGCAGAGCAGCCGATCAACGCACCGTTTAAAAAAGGTATTCTGGGTAAAATCATCGCGGAAATCTTTAAACGATTCCATATCACGGAAACGTCTAAAATGCTTGACCGCATGAAAAACCTCGGTTTCAGATATTCAACGAAAGCCGGCATCACAGTAGGGGTTTCTGATATCGTCGTTCTCGATGATAAGCAGGAAATTCTTGAAGAAGCACAGAGCAAAGTTGATAATATCATGAAACAGTTCAGACGCGGTTTAATCACTGAAGAAGAACGTTATGAAAGAGTTATTTCAATTTGGAGTTCAGCGAAGGACGTTATCCAAGGCAAACTGATGAAATCATTAGACGAAGTCAACCCGATTTACATGATGAGTGATTCAGGAGCCCGTGGTAACGCATCTAACTTTACGCAGCTTGCGGGTATGCGGGGTCTGATGGCCAACCCGGCTGGACGAATCATTGAATTGCCGATCAAATCAAGTTTCCGTGAAGGTCTGACAGTATTGGAGTACTTTATCTCCACTCACGGTGCGCGTAAAGGTCTTGCCGATACCGCCCTGAAAACAGCTGACTCAGGTTACCTGACACGCCGTCTTGTTGATGTTGCGCAGGATGTTATCATTCGTGAAACAGATTGCGGAACTGACCGCGGTATTCTTGCAAAACCGCTTAAAGAAGGTACGGAAATCATCGAGCGTCTGGAAGAGCGTCTGATCGGACGTTTCGCCAGAAAACAGATCAAACATCCTGAAACGGGTGCTGTGCTCATTAACGAAAACGAATTGATCGATGAAGATAAAGCGCTGGAAATCGTTGAAGCAGGAATCGAAGAAGTGTGGATCCGTTCTGCGTTTACATGTAACACTCCTCATGGTGTATGTAAACGATGCTACGGACGAAACCTTGCAACCGGAACCGACGTTGAAGTCGGCGAAGCAGTAGGCATTATCGCCGCCCAATCTATCGGTGAGCCTGGAACACAGTTAACAATGCGTACGTTCCACACAGGCGGGGTTGCCGGAGACGATATCACACAAGGTCTTCCGCGTATCCAAGAGCTTTTCGAAGCGCATAATCCGAAAGGTCAAGCGACGATTTCTGAAATTGACGGTACAATTGCCGAAATCAATGAAGTCCGCGACAAACAGCAGGAAATTGTTGTTCAGGGCGCTGTTGAGACACGTTCATACACGGCACCTTACAACTCACGCCTGAAAGTGGCTGAGGGTGATCAGATTACCCGCGGCCAAGTCCTGACAGAAGGTTCTATCGATCCGAAAGAACTTCTTAAAGTCACTGACCTGACAACGGTTCAGGAATATCTTCTGCATGAGGTTCAGAAGGTTTACCGTATGCAGGGGGTTGAAATCGGCGATAAACACGTAGAAGTAATGGTTCGCCAGATGCTTCGCAAAGTCCGTGTGATCGATGCCGGAGATACTGATGTTCTTCCTGGCACATTGCTTGATATTCACCAATTCACAGAAGCGAACAAAAAAGTGCTGCTTGAAGGCAATCGACCTGCTACAGGCCGTCCTGTCCTTCTCGGTATCACGAAAGCTTCACTTGAGACAGATTCATTCTTGTCTGCCGCATCATTCCAAGAAACAACACGCGTTCTTACAGATGCTGCGATTAAAGGCAAGCGTGATGAACTTCTCGGCCTGAAAGAGAATGTTATCATCGGTAAACTGGTTCCGGCCGGTACCGGTATGATGAATTACAGAAAAGTAAAACCTGTTTCAAACGTTCAGCCTGCGGAAGATATGGTTCCGGCTGAATAA
- a CDS encoding 50S ribosomal protein L7ae-like protein yields MSYDKVSQAKSIIIGTKQTVKALKRGSVKEVVVAKDADSVLTAGVIQLAKNQNIAVCMVDSMKKLGKACGIEVGAAAVAIML; encoded by the coding sequence ATGTCTTATGATAAAGTATCACAGGCCAAATCAATTATTATTGGTACGAAGCAAACAGTGAAAGCTCTGAAACGAGGTTCAGTGAAGGAAGTCGTCGTGGCAAAAGACGCGGATTCAGTTCTTACGGCTGGCGTTATCCAGCTTGCAAAGAACCAAAACATCGCTGTCTGTATGGTGGATTCCATGAAAAAGCTCGGCAAAGCCTGCGGAATTGAAGTGGGAGCAGCAGCTGTTGCCATTATGTTATAG
- the rpsL gene encoding 30S ribosomal protein S12: MPTINQLIRKGRVSKVENSKSPALNKGYNSFKKEHTNVSSPQKRGVCTRVGTMTPKKPNSALRKYARVRLTNGIEVTAYIPGIGHNLQEHSVVLIRGGRVKDLPGVRYHIVRGALDTAGVENRAQGRSKYGTKRPKAK; encoded by the coding sequence ATGCCTACAATTAATCAGCTAATTCGCAAGGGACGCGTGAGCAAAGTTGAAAACTCTAAGTCACCTGCACTAAACAAAGGATACAACAGCTTTAAAAAAGAGCACACTAACGTATCTTCTCCACAAAAACGCGGGGTATGTACTCGTGTGGGTACAATGACACCGAAAAAACCGAACTCAGCACTTCGTAAATATGCTCGTGTTCGTTTGACTAACGGAATCGAGGTTACTGCCTACATTCCTGGTATCGGTCACAACCTGCAAGAGCACAGCGTTGTACTGATCCGCGGCGGACGTGTAAAAGACTTACCGGGGGTACGCTACCACATCGTTCGTGGTGCGCTTGATACTGCCGGAGTTGAAAACCGTGCGCAAGGCCGTTCTAAATACGGTACTAAACGCCCTAAAGCAAAGTAA
- the rpoB gene encoding DNA-directed RNA polymerase subunit beta: MTGQLVQYGRHRQRRSYARISEVLELPNLIEIQTSSYQWFLDEGLREMFQDISPIEDFTGNLSLEFIDYSLGDPKYPVEESKERDVTYSAPLRVKVRLINKETGEVKDQDVFMGDFPIMTDTGTFIINGAERVIVSQLVRSPSVYFSGKVDKNGKKGFTATVIPNRGAWLEYETDAKDVVYVRIDRTRKLPVTVLLRALGFGSDQEILDLIGENEYLRNTLDKDNTENSDKALLEIYERLRPGEPPTVENAKSLLDSRFFDPKRYDLANVGRYKINKKLHIKNRLFNQRLAETLVDPETGEILAEKGQILDRRTLDKVLPYLENGIGFRKLYPNGGVVEDEVMLQSIKIYAPTDAEGEQTINVIGNAYIEEAIKNITPADIISSISYFFNLLHGVGDTDDIDHLGNRRLRSVGELLQNQFRIGLSRMERVVRERMSIQDTNTITPQQLINIRPVIASIKEFFGSSQLSQFMDQTNPLAELTHKRRLSALGPGGLTRERAGMEVRDVHYSHYGRMCPIETPEGPNIGLINSLSSFAKVNRFGFIETPYRRVDPETGKVTPRIDYLTADEEDNYVVAQANAKLSDDGSFLDDSIVARFRGENTVVARNRVDYMDVSPKQVVSAATACIPFLENDDSNRALMGANMQRQAVPLMQPEAPIVGTGMEYVSGKDSGAAVICKHPGIVERVEAKNVWVRRYEEIDGQKVKGNLDKYSLLKFVRSNQGTCYNQRPIVSVGDEVVKGEILADGPSMELGELALGRNVMVGFMTWDGYNYEDAIIMSERLVKDDVYTSIHIEEYESEARDTKLGPEEITRDIPNVGEDALRNLDDRGIIRIGAEVNDGDLLVGKVTPKGVTELTAEERLLHAIFGEKAREVRDTSLRVPHGGGGIIHDVKVFNREDGDELPPGVNQLVRVYIVQKRKISEGDKMAGRHGNKGVISKILPEEDMPYLPDGTPIDIMLNPLGVPSRMNIGQVLELHMGMAARYLGIHIASPVFDGAREEDVWETLEEAGMSRDAKTVLYDGRTGEPFDNRVSVGIMYMIKLAHMVDDKLHARSTGPYSLVTQQPLGGKAQFGGQRFGEMEVWALEAYGAAYTLQEILTVKSDDVVGRVKTYEAIVKGDNVPEPGVPESFKVLIKELQSLGMDVKILSSDEEEIEMRDLEDEEDAKQADGLALSGDEAPEETASPDVERDAVTKE, encoded by the coding sequence TTGACAGGTCAACTAGTTCAGTATGGACGACACCGCCAGCGCAGAAGCTATGCTCGCATTAGCGAAGTGTTAGAATTACCAAATCTCATTGAAATTCAAACCTCTTCTTATCAGTGGTTTCTTGATGAGGGTCTTAGAGAGATGTTTCAAGACATATCACCAATTGAGGATTTCACTGGTAACCTCTCTCTTGAGTTCATTGACTACAGTTTAGGAGATCCTAAGTATCCCGTTGAAGAGTCAAAAGAACGTGATGTGACTTACTCAGCTCCGCTAAGAGTGAAGGTTCGTTTAATTAACAAAGAAACTGGAGAGGTAAAAGACCAGGATGTCTTCATGGGTGATTTCCCTATTATGACAGATACCGGTACTTTTATCATCAACGGTGCAGAACGTGTTATCGTATCTCAGCTTGTTCGGTCTCCAAGTGTATATTTCAGTGGTAAAGTAGACAAAAACGGTAAAAAAGGTTTTACCGCGACTGTCATTCCAAACCGTGGCGCATGGTTAGAATACGAAACTGATGCGAAAGATGTTGTGTATGTCCGCATTGATCGCACACGTAAGTTGCCGGTTACGGTTCTTTTGCGTGCTCTCGGCTTCGGTTCCGACCAAGAGATTCTCGATCTCATTGGAGAGAACGAATATCTCCGCAATACACTGGATAAGGACAACACTGAAAACAGTGACAAAGCGCTTCTTGAAATCTATGAGCGCCTTCGTCCCGGAGAGCCGCCTACAGTAGAAAACGCAAAGAGCTTGCTGGATTCCCGTTTCTTCGATCCGAAGCGATACGACCTTGCGAATGTAGGACGCTATAAAATTAATAAAAAGCTTCATATCAAGAACCGCCTGTTTAACCAGCGCCTTGCAGAGACACTGGTGGATCCTGAAACCGGTGAAATTCTCGCTGAAAAAGGGCAGATTCTTGACAGAAGAACACTTGATAAAGTACTGCCATACTTAGAAAATGGAATCGGCTTCAGAAAACTTTATCCTAACGGCGGCGTAGTCGAGGATGAAGTGATGCTTCAATCCATTAAAATCTATGCTCCTACTGATGCAGAAGGAGAGCAGACGATCAACGTGATCGGCAATGCTTACATTGAAGAGGCGATTAAAAACATTACGCCTGCTGATATTATTTCTTCTATCAGCTACTTCTTCAACCTCCTGCACGGAGTGGGCGACACTGATGATATCGACCATCTCGGAAACCGCCGTCTGCGTTCTGTAGGTGAACTCCTGCAAAACCAATTCCGTATCGGTTTAAGCCGGATGGAACGTGTCGTACGTGAAAGAATGTCAATTCAAGACACAAACACAATCACGCCGCAGCAGCTGATTAACATCAGACCTGTTATTGCGTCTATTAAAGAGTTCTTCGGAAGCTCACAGCTTTCTCAATTCATGGATCAGACGAACCCGCTTGCTGAATTGACGCATAAACGCCGTCTGTCAGCTCTCGGACCGGGCGGTTTGACGCGTGAGCGTGCAGGTATGGAAGTACGTGACGTTCACTACTCTCACTATGGACGTATGTGTCCGATTGAAACGCCTGAGGGCCCGAACATCGGTTTGATCAACTCATTGTCATCATTTGCGAAAGTAAACCGCTTTGGTTTCATTGAGACGCCATACCGCCGCGTTGATCCTGAAACAGGAAAAGTAACGCCTAGAATCGACTACCTGACTGCTGATGAAGAGGATAACTATGTCGTAGCCCAAGCGAACGCTAAGCTGAGCGATGACGGTTCTTTCTTGGATGACAGCATCGTAGCCCGTTTCAGAGGGGAAAACACCGTTGTAGCCCGCAACCGCGTGGATTACATGGACGTATCTCCTAAACAGGTTGTATCTGCTGCGACAGCATGTATTCCGTTCTTGGAAAACGATGACTCGAACCGCGCCCTCATGGGAGCGAACATGCAGCGTCAGGCTGTGCCTTTGATGCAGCCGGAAGCTCCGATCGTCGGAACGGGTATGGAATACGTATCCGGTAAAGACTCCGGTGCAGCCGTTATTTGTAAACACCCTGGTATCGTTGAACGGGTGGAAGCGAAAAACGTATGGGTGCGCCGCTATGAAGAAATTGACGGTCAAAAAGTAAAAGGCAACCTGGATAAGTACAGCTTGCTGAAATTTGTCCGCTCCAACCAAGGTACGTGCTACAACCAGCGTCCGATCGTCAGTGTCGGTGATGAAGTAGTCAAAGGAGAAATCCTTGCTGACGGCCCTTCAATGGAGCTGGGTGAGCTTGCTCTCGGCCGCAACGTAATGGTCGGCTTCATGACATGGGATGGTTATAACTATGAGGATGCCATCATCATGAGTGAACGTCTTGTGAAAGATGATGTATACACATCTATTCACATTGAAGAATATGAATCAGAAGCACGTGATACAAAGCTTGGACCGGAAGAGATCACCCGCGATATTCCAAACGTAGGGGAAGATGCGCTTCGCAACCTTGATGACCGCGGAATTATCCGTATCGGTGCGGAAGTCAACGACGGAGACCTTCTCGTAGGTAAAGTAACGCCTAAAGGTGTAACTGAGCTTACGGCTGAAGAGCGCCTTCTGCATGCAATCTTTGGAGAAAAAGCGCGTGAAGTCCGTGATACTTCTCTCCGTGTGCCTCATGGCGGCGGCGGAATTATCCACGACGTAAAAGTCTTCAACCGTGAAGACGGAGACGAACTTCCTCCGGGCGTGAACCAGCTTGTACGCGTATATATCGTTCAGAAACGTAAGATTTCTGAAGGGGATAAAATGGCCGGACGTCACGGAAACAAAGGGGTTATCTCGAAGATTCTTCCTGAAGAAGATATGCCTTACCTTCCTGACGGCACGCCGATCGATATCATGCTTAACCCGCTGGGTGTACCATCCCGTATGAATATCGGTCAGGTATTAGAACTTCACATGGGTATGGCTGCCCGCTACCTCGGCATTCACATCGCGTCACCTGTATTTGACGGCGCGCGTGAAGAAGACGTGTGGGAAACACTTGAAGAAGCAGGCATGTCAAGAGACGCCAAAACAGTTCTTTATGACGGCCGTACGGGAGAACCGTTCGACAACCGTGTATCTGTCGGAATCATGTACATGATCAAACTGGCACACATGGTTGATGATAAACTTCATGCCCGTTCTACAGGCCCTTACTCACTTGTTACGCAGCAGCCTCTCGGCGGTAAAGCCCAATTCGGCGGACAGCGTTTCGGTGAGATGGAGGTTTGGGCGCTTGAAGCTTACGGCGCAGCTTACACGCTTCAAGAAATCCTGACTGTGAAGTCTGATGACGTGGTCGGACGTGTGAAAACATATGAAGCCATCGTCAAAGGCGATAATGTTCCAGAGCCTGGTGTTCCGGAATCATTCAAAGTATTGATCAAAGAGCTTCAAAGCTTAGGTATGGATGTAAAAATCCTCTCAAGTGATGAAGAAGAAATAGAAATGAGAGATCTAGAAGACGAAGAAGATGCGAAACAAGCTGACGGCCTTGCATTATCAGGTGATGAAGCGCCGGAAGAAACAGCATCTCCAGACGTTGAACGTGACGCAGTAACTAAAGAATAG
- the rpsG gene encoding 30S ribosomal protein S7, producing the protein MPRKGPVAKRDVLPDPLYNSKLVSRLINKMMIDGKKGKSQTILYKSFDIIKERTGNDAMEVFEQALKNIMPVLEVKARRVGGANYQVPVEVRPERRTTLGLRWLVNYARLRGEKTMEERLANEILDAANNTGAAVKKREDTHKMAEANKAFAHYRW; encoded by the coding sequence ATGCCACGTAAAGGTCCTGTAGCAAAAAGAGACGTTTTACCTGATCCGCTTTACAACTCTAAGCTTGTATCCCGCCTGATCAACAAAATGATGATCGACGGTAAAAAAGGTAAATCTCAAACAATCCTATACAAGTCATTCGATATCATTAAAGAACGCACTGGCAATGATGCAATGGAGGTTTTCGAACAAGCATTGAAAAACATCATGCCTGTACTTGAAGTAAAAGCACGCCGTGTAGGTGGAGCTAACTACCAAGTGCCTGTAGAAGTTCGTCCTGAACGCCGTACAACTCTTGGTCTTCGCTGGTTGGTTAACTATGCGCGTCTTCGCGGAGAAAAAACAATGGAAGAGCGCCTGGCTAACGAAATTCTTGATGCAGCTAACAACACTGGTGCTGCCGTTAAGAAACGTGAAGACACTCACAAGATGGCAGAAGCGAACAAAGCATTCGCTCACTACCGCTGGTAG